ATAGATGATGCAAGAGAAGACATAAACTTAGTGACATCAAAGATTGGTTCGATGGAACATAAGATTTTAGCATACTCATTGCCAGCATTTGGTTTTAATGAGGCATTTGATAGGAGTGTTGTCATGCTCAGTCAAGCACAATGGTCTGGGGAAAATACTGGTAATACATTAGAAGTCAGACATCCTTGTCTTGGTTCTGATTTTGTACAAAACATTACCTGCTCTGGTTGCTTAGGGCTTAATACCACGGATCAGAAAAAAATGTGGAGTCAAATATGGAAAGCTGAAGTTCCTACTTTGTATCTGGTTGGGGACCCCAATTGGGAGCGGTGCAAAGAACTTGCAAGGACTGCTGCCATCATTTCAAGCAGTTTAGATTGGTCGCGGCCAGCAATTCATACAAACTGTAAAGGAAGCTCTTCTTATGGTGGTGAGTACTACTATACATTCCTCAGTGGCTGAAAACTTATATATTCTTGTCATATCCTGATATCGGTGTATTTACTAATTTGGATTTGCtatgattttgaatttttttctgcTAGCCTTAGGACTTCAGTAGGCTTTTGTATTGTCTACAAATTAGACAGTCAAATATCATATTCATAGTCAAATATCATATTTCTTGTGCTGTTTAAGTATCACAAATACTAGATTTAAGCTGTTCGCCAAATGAAGGATTATGGACTTTCATTTATGATAATTAAGCATCTCATCAAAGGATGGGATAAGCCATCTATAACTCTTTTGCTCAATGATTACTATTTTCATGGTGATGGAAACTTAATTGTTACTCATGATACGAAAACTGTCAAGGCACCACATGTTTGGTGAAGTTGAAACATAAAGCTACCTTCTTTTTGCTGGTATATTATTATCTACAGTGTTGAATTGGCATgcccaaattttctttcttaCGGTAATAAGTAGCAATTAGTTGGGTTTTACATATCAAAAACCAGAAAGGCGTGTCCGCTTTCCATTTTTATTGTCTTAACTTTTTATGCATCAAGTACTTTCTCCAATAAAATTggttcatttctttttattgaagGGATTTGTAGGATTTATGTGCAGGGATTCACCTTTTAATTCCTGCTTGTGATATGCAGGCAGTGACATCATTAATTTGACTGCTGTCACTCACCCCTCTATGCGGTTTCATGCTTTATCTGGATTTTTTGTTGTTCACAACACATTAAATTTGAGTCCAAGAGCTAACTTGACAAAGATTTGGGAGGAAGGCCAGCATTTATGCTCAAGATCATGGGTTAACTTGAGCAGTATTTCCCGAAACCAAAATTATGCTCGACAATATTGTTTCCAGGTGCCTTATATGGCATCACTTATTGAGGATGCACTCTGTCTTGGTGATAAAGAGATAGTATTTGGTCCAGGGGATGTTTCTTGGACATTAGGAGCTGCATTGATTGAAGGAGAACAGTTATTGTTGAGAGCTACGAAAGCTCAGACTAGCAGTTCTACCTTAAAGAATATCGCCATGTCCTCTCCTGTTGTTCTGTTTGTTTTACTTCTCTGCCTTTTGTTTATCATTTATCATTTCCAAATCAAGCTGCCTATGCCAAGCATGAAGGCCGCTGCTGCTGGAGTATCTTTGCCATCTTATACGCATCCGAAACGCCGACCTAACTAACTTCTGGCTGCAGATGCGTGGAAGAATAATGTGTTTTACTTCTAGTCTAGTCAGATGTTCATTGTTGTATTTTCTCACACAaccataattcattcattatttTAGGTTGAATACATGGTATATATGTTAGAAAAGATTCTGAATTGTGTGATACGTCTAAACTAGTTGGCACATTCATCATTTGGATTTGTCTATAGCAACTGTATCCTGGCACTTGGGTTCATGTCATTTTGATAATTGGGGCATTCCCTGAACTTGGGTTGGAACCTATTTTTAGATCTAATTTTTGAAGTTGAGAcgtgcaatttttaaaatcattattagatttgtggagttTATGTGGGTCTCACACATGaacctacaaatttaatggtgattttgaaaatagGGAGGAGAGACAGACGAAAGAGGAAAGCAAtcttttttttgaagattttatcTGGTCCTAAGCTTGGTCCCAAGGGACAATCCTGTATACAGTATGTAATTGTTTGTTCAAATTACTTGGTTAAGTCGTCAGAATCTGACTTAAAAGTTTTTGTCTCCTTCATATCTCACCAGATGtactacttatcaaaataaaaatatctcaCCAGATGTACTATTACAATTACACATGGGCAGAAAAGTTCTGTTGCAGGGACATGGGTGCTGACAATTGCACAGTAGCTGTATTCTATGATAACTTGTAGCCCAAAACTATTTATAATGGGTTAGCTTAGAAGCAATATTTAGGAAGGACGGGAAATAGGCAATCACTTTCAATGATTAAATAGGCAATCACTTTCATCCATTTCATTCGCAGCATGTTCTACTTTCTGTCACTCACTCACTCGGTGCTTCTTACTTGTAAATGCGCCTTGCCATTTGAAGCAATTGCATTCTGCCATTTAAAGCCATTtaaaaatctcttctttttttttcttctttttttatagctattcatttttattattattattattattattattatattttggtaAGATTTGGTGAGTGTACAGTAATCATCAAATTATGAGCACTTCCCAATGGatgagccatatttttatgtaaaatggcctCTCAAagtcaaaactcatttttatctagtttagctaagccatttttaaatgtttttacatccgattagttatatttttatctattctattaaaatattattaaaagtaagaaaatttttgagaaaaaaagaacatgtgagaggaaaaataggaaaaattttggaaaaaagagaacatgctgagaaaaaataagaaaatatttgggaaaaagataaaatatgtgagagaaacaatgaaaaataaaataactctcttgaaaagtgctactacatttagctttttttttagctcttccaatcaaatatctattttacattttattttggctaatccaatataagaggttttttaaacatttgaagagttattttagataaaagtaacatttggctcttccattgggaatgctcttagcaACTAactaaattttttgttaaactaGTAAGCCAAATATAGGtgatttttcatccaaatttgcATCTCAAGCAGCTTTGTGCAGCtgattgtgaatgctcttacttgaatatttatctttttaaaggAAACgtgagagagagttttttttttttttttgattaataaaaaaaaaatggaactcacatgagagagagatagagagaggaaAAACCAAAAGCCACATAAACAAAATGGAACtatattgaaatttgaaattaacatATTAGGACAACTGCAATGGGAACTTTTGAGCCTGTGAGGTCACCTAAGAGATCAAAACCGCATGGTGATTTATTGGCAAGCCCATTGACAATGCAGCTTGGAATCGGTCATGAGCTTTTTTCCACATCAATAGTGACTAataacttttaattattttttgataaataagtattTTATTGAAAAGCGCAAAAGGTTGCAATATTAGTACACAAGATGTATATAAAGAAAGTTCACACTAAAGGtgagaagaagaacaaaaatctacAAATTGAGGCatagtaaaaaattaagaaacattAAATGCTCTCGCCAAGTGGAGAAGGGAAAGGATCCTCTAcagtttatttgaactggaaaatatccagttaattattctttaagggtatttttatcttttcactttttaagaggacaaaaatactcatttactataactaattggatattctcctgCTCAAATAGGATCCTAATTCATAGAGAATGGTCTTAACAAAAATCTTTTTGAGCTCGTCCAACGTCTTTTCCTATCTTCAAAACATCGTG
This genomic interval from Corylus avellana chromosome ca3, CavTom2PMs-1.0 contains the following:
- the LOC132175214 gene encoding probable apyrase 7; translated protein: MEPKSPSKLKLSIKGFTQYKQLLKTSIIILVVVLLLVGVYFAFSPGKGGSVVKGSYFVVVVDCGSTGTRVNVYEWMVGGVSRMHFPLLLHSYPDNISKSSLRKNSCQYHCMQTEPGLDKFVGNSSGVRASLEPLLIWAEQVVPHERQGDTPIFVLGTAGLRRLAFENARRVLEDVEALVKEHMFLYRKSWIRVLSGKEEAHYGWVALNYKMGSFKNYSRSPTLGLIDLGGSSLQVVMEIDDAREDINLVTSKIGSMEHKILAYSLPAFGFNEAFDRSVVMLSQAQWSGENTGNTLEVRHPCLGSDFVQNITCSGCLGLNTTDQKKMWSQIWKAEVPTLYLVGDPNWERCKELARTAAIISSSLDWSRPAIHTNCKGSSSYGGSDIINLTAVTHPSMRFHALSGFFVVHNTLNLSPRANLTKIWEEGQHLCSRSWVNLSSISRNQNYARQYCFQVPYMASLIEDALCLGDKEIVFGPGDVSWTLGAALIEGEQLLLRATKAQTSSSTLKNIAMSSPVVLFVLLLCLLFIIYHFQIKLPMPSMKAAAAGVSLPSYTHPKRRPN